A window of Streptomyces sp. NBC_01689 genomic DNA:
TCCTTCAAGGACCGCGTCGTCGCGCAGGCCATCGAGGCCGCCCGCGCCTTCGGCTTCACCACCCTCTCCTGCTCCTCGACCGGCAACCTGGCCGGCGCGGTGGGTGCCGCCGCCGCCCGCGCCGGCTTCCGCTCCTGCGTGTTCATCCCGCACGACCTGGAGCAGGGCAAGGTCGTCATGGCCGCGGTCTACGGCGGCGAGCTCGTCGGCATCGAGGGCAACTACGACGACGTGAACCGCTTCTGCTCCGAGCTGATCGGCGACCCGGCCGGTGAGGGCTGGGGCTTCGTCAACGTCAACCTGCGCCCGTACTACGCGGAGGGCTCCAAGACCCTCGCGTACGAGATCTGCGAACAGCTCGGCTGGCGGCTCCCCGACCAGCTCGTCGTGCCGATCGCCTCCGGCTCCCAGCTGACGAAGGTCGACAAGGGGCTGCAGGAGCTGATCAGGCTCGGGCTCGTCGAGGACCGGCCCTACAAGATCTTCGGCGCGCAGGCCGAGGGCTGTTCGCCGGTGTCCGTCGCCTACAAGGCCGGCCACGACGTCGTACGGCCGCAGAAGCCGGACACCATCGCCAAGTCGCTCGCCATCGGCAACCCGGCGGACGGCCCGTACGTGCTGGACATCGCGCGCCGGACGGGCGGGGCCGTGGAGGACGTGAACGACGAGCAGGTGGTCGACGCGATCAAGCTGCTGGCCCGCACCGAGGGGATCTTCGCCGAGACCGCCGGCGGTGTGACGGTCGGCGTGACCAGGAAGCTCATCGAGAACGGGCTGCTCGACCCGACGCTCACCACGGTCGTGCTGAACACCGGCGACGGCCTGAAGACGCTGGACGCGGTGGCGGGCACGGGACTGACCGCGACCATCCGGCCGAGCCTGGACTCCTTCCGCGAGGCCGGTCTCGCGTAGCCGTCCGGCCGGGGAGGCCGCTCTCCGGCCACGGGCCCCCGGGAGGCCGGCCGCGCGGTTCCGCGCGCCCCTGCCGGGGTGCTCTCCAGTCGTACGCCACCATCCGACCGGGAGGTCACCG
This region includes:
- the thrC gene encoding threonine synthase, with the protein product MAAQTVASTPDTANSTAPAASTGSAGTVDLGPATALSCRECGHRVPLGPVFACEECFGPLEIAYDFSAYDTEELRARIESGPASIWRYAPLLPVPADVADKPNINPGWTRLVKADNLARELGVDPGRLFVKDDSGNPTHSFKDRVVAQAIEAARAFGFTTLSCSSTGNLAGAVGAAAARAGFRSCVFIPHDLEQGKVVMAAVYGGELVGIEGNYDDVNRFCSELIGDPAGEGWGFVNVNLRPYYAEGSKTLAYEICEQLGWRLPDQLVVPIASGSQLTKVDKGLQELIRLGLVEDRPYKIFGAQAEGCSPVSVAYKAGHDVVRPQKPDTIAKSLAIGNPADGPYVLDIARRTGGAVEDVNDEQVVDAIKLLARTEGIFAETAGGVTVGVTRKLIENGLLDPTLTTVVLNTGDGLKTLDAVAGTGLTATIRPSLDSFREAGLA